The genomic segment CCGGTGACATGGACATGGGCGTGGCCCAGTCGGACTGGCAGTTCCACGCCTATAACGGCTCGTCGCAGTTCGAGGGCGACCAGTTCGAGGACCTGCGCGCCGTCTTCTCGGTGCATGGTGAGCCGTTCAACGTGGTGGCACGGGCCGACAGCGGCATCGAGACCTTCACCGACCTGAAGGGCAAGCGCGTCAACATCGGCAACCCCGGCTCGGGCCAGCGCGCGACGATGGACGTGGTGATGGACGCGATGGGCTGGACCGTGGATGACTTCGCGCTGACCTCGGAGCTGAAATCGGCGGAACAGTCGGCCGCCCTGGGCGACAACAACGTCGACGCGATCATCTTCACCGTCGGTCACCCGGCGGGCTCGATCCAGGAAGCGACGACCACGGTCGACGCCAAGGTCATCCCGGTCGACACGCCGGAGATTGCCACGCTGGTGGAGGAAAACCCCTATTACGCATGGGCGACCGTTCCGGGCGGCATGTACAAGGGCAATGACGAGGACGTCAAAACCTTCGGCGTGAAGGCGACCTTCGTGACGTCGGCCTCGGTGGGTGAAGATGTCG from the Roseovarius indicus genome contains:
- a CDS encoding TAXI family TRAP transporter solute-binding subunit, with amino-acid sequence MNMFIKTATAAILALSATAVTAQEKFITIGTGGQTGVYYVVGQSICRLVNRGTGDHGLKCTAPSTGGSIANINAIKAGDMDMGVAQSDWQFHAYNGSSQFEGDQFEDLRAVFSVHGEPFNVVARADSGIETFTDLKGKRVNIGNPGSGQRATMDVVMDAMGWTVDDFALTSELKSAEQSAALGDNNVDAIIFTVGHPAGSIQEATTTVDAKVIPVDTPEIATLVEENPYYAWATVPGGMYKGNDEDVKTFGVKATFVTSASVGEDVVYEVVKAVFENFDRFKGLHPAFENLTEEEMISGGLSAPLHAGAEKYYKERGWIE